A region from the Colwellia sp. PAMC 21821 genome encodes:
- the leuC gene encoding 3-isopropylmalate dehydratase large subunit produces the protein MATTLYEKLWQSHIIEEKTGETPLIFVDRHLIHEVTSPQAFANLKFHNRVLRHPERTIATMDHNVSTRSIEINAAGEGAANQLRTLEKNCKEFGIELFNMGHKNQGVVHVIGPELGLTLPGTVIVCGDSHTSTHGAFGALAFGIGTSEVEHVFATQTLRQTKAKTMKIEVKGQVAPGISAKDIILAIIGKTGSAGATGYVVEYCGDAIERLTMEERMTVCNMSIEFGAKAGLIAPDATTFDYLNGKDYAPKGEVWQQAVEDWQKLKSDTDATFDSYLTLEAKDIKTQVTWGTTPGQVTQVDSVVPSPEDFTDPVERDSCVAALKYMGLTAGTKITDIAINKVFIGSCTNSRIEDLRAAAAIAKGKKVSPTVDAIVVPGSYRVKEQAEAEGLAQTFIDAGFEWRLPGCSMCLGMNDDILTEGDRCASTSNRNFEGRQGRGSRTHLVSPELAAASAIAGHFVDLTTINKQVQGA, from the coding sequence ATGGCGACCACTTTATACGAAAAATTATGGCAGAGTCATATCATTGAAGAAAAGACGGGTGAAACACCGTTAATCTTTGTTGATCGTCACCTAATTCACGAAGTTACATCTCCACAAGCTTTCGCCAATTTAAAATTCCATAATCGTGTATTGCGCCATCCTGAGCGTACGATTGCGACAATGGATCATAATGTTTCTACTCGCTCTATTGAAATTAATGCCGCAGGAGAAGGTGCAGCAAATCAATTGAGAACGCTTGAGAAAAACTGTAAAGAGTTTGGTATTGAGTTATTTAACATGGGTCATAAAAACCAAGGTGTTGTCCATGTTATCGGCCCAGAATTAGGCTTAACGTTACCCGGTACTGTAATTGTTTGTGGCGATTCGCACACTTCTACTCATGGTGCTTTTGGCGCTTTGGCATTTGGTATTGGCACATCTGAAGTTGAACACGTTTTCGCAACGCAAACATTACGTCAGACTAAAGCTAAAACCATGAAAATTGAAGTTAAAGGCCAAGTTGCCCCTGGCATTAGTGCTAAGGACATTATTTTAGCTATTATTGGTAAAACAGGCAGTGCGGGCGCAACGGGTTATGTGGTTGAATATTGTGGTGATGCCATTGAACGCTTAACGATGGAAGAGCGTATGACGGTCTGTAATATGAGCATCGAGTTTGGTGCCAAAGCAGGACTTATAGCGCCGGACGCCACCACTTTTGACTATTTAAACGGCAAAGATTACGCGCCAAAAGGCGAAGTGTGGCAACAAGCCGTTGAAGATTGGCAGAAACTAAAATCAGACACCGACGCCACTTTCGATAGCTACTTAACACTTGAAGCCAAAGATATTAAAACCCAAGTGACTTGGGGAACAACACCAGGGCAAGTAACTCAAGTTGATAGCGTTGTACCATCACCTGAAGATTTCACGGATCCTGTTGAGCGCGACTCTTGTGTTGCTGCATTAAAATATATGGGGTTAACTGCCGGCACTAAAATTACTGACATTGCGATTAATAAAGTCTTTATCGGTTCGTGTACAAACTCAAGAATTGAAGATTTACGCGCCGCCGCCGCTATCGCCAAAGGTAAAAAAGTGTCACCTACAGTTGATGCGATTGTTGTACCAGGCTCTTACCGTGTTAAAGAACAAGCCGAAGCTGAAGGCTTAGCACAAACATTTATTGATGCAGGTTTTGAATGGCGCTTACCAGGCTGCTCAATGTGTTTAGGTATGAATGATGATATTTTAACTGAAGGCGATCGTTGTGCTTCTACCAGCAACCGTAACTTTGAAGGCCGCCAAGGCCGTGGTAGCCGAACTCATTTAGTCAGTCCAGAGTTAGCTGCAGCTTCTGCTATTGCAGGACATTTTGTCGACTTAACCACTATAAACAAACAAGTTCAAGGAGCATAA
- the leuB gene encoding 3-isopropylmalate dehydrogenase, with product MSKIAVLAGDGIGPEVMAQAEKVLQTVAQQYDFEITTQHYDVGGCAIDNHGKALPASTIKGCEQADAILFGSVGGPKWSHLPPTEQPERASLLDLRSHFGLFCNMRPAKLQSAMSHLSPLRADISQAGFDILVIRELTGGIYFGEPKGRKNQGQEDEAAFDTMIYSRKEISRIAHLAFQSAQKRRNKVISIDKANVLASSQLWREVVIEVSKDYPNVAVEHMYVDNAAMQLVRNPGQFDVMLCSNLFGDILSDICAMITGSMGLLPSASLNEQGFGMYEPAGGTAPDIAGKGIANPIAQILSVALMLRHSLNQVEAADAIENAVADALNAGNFTGDLLSEDQRHNAKSTNEMGDIICQYIVNNQKTSGAH from the coding sequence ATGTCGAAGATTGCAGTATTAGCCGGTGACGGTATCGGACCAGAAGTTATGGCCCAAGCAGAAAAAGTTTTACAAACAGTTGCCCAACAATATGATTTTGAAATAACTACTCAGCATTACGACGTTGGCGGCTGTGCTATCGACAATCACGGTAAAGCACTACCAGCTAGCACTATCAAAGGCTGCGAACAAGCCGACGCTATTTTATTTGGTTCGGTCGGTGGCCCAAAATGGAGTCATTTGCCTCCAACTGAGCAACCTGAAAGAGCTTCTTTACTAGATTTACGTAGCCATTTCGGACTATTTTGCAACATGCGTCCTGCAAAGCTACAAAGCGCTATGTCCCATCTTTCACCACTTCGCGCTGATATTTCTCAAGCAGGTTTTGATATTTTAGTGATTCGAGAATTAACCGGTGGTATTTATTTTGGCGAGCCTAAAGGGCGAAAAAACCAAGGGCAAGAAGATGAAGCCGCCTTTGATACCATGATTTACTCTCGCAAAGAGATAAGCCGCATAGCACACCTTGCCTTTCAGTCTGCTCAAAAACGTCGTAACAAGGTTATTTCTATCGATAAGGCCAATGTATTAGCTTCGTCACAATTATGGCGAGAAGTGGTTATTGAAGTGTCAAAAGACTACCCTAACGTAGCTGTTGAACACATGTATGTTGATAACGCCGCAATGCAATTAGTGCGTAACCCTGGTCAGTTCGACGTTATGTTATGTTCTAATCTTTTTGGTGATATTTTATCTGACATCTGCGCCATGATAACAGGCTCTATGGGATTATTACCTTCAGCAAGCTTAAATGAGCAAGGCTTTGGTATGTATGAACCCGCTGGTGGCACGGCGCCAGATATAGCAGGAAAAGGTATTGCTAACCCTATCGCTCAAATTCTTTCAGTAGCATTAATGCTGCGTCACAGTTTAAATCAAGTTGAAGCAGCTGATGCTATCGAAAATGCAGTGGCAGACGCACTTAACGCGGGTAACTTTACCGGCGATCTATTAAGTGAAGACCAGCGCCATAACGCTAAATCAACCAACGAAATGGGCGACATTATCTGTCAATATATAGTTAACAACCAAAAAACTTCAGGAGCACACTAA
- the leuA gene encoding 2-isopropylmalate synthase produces the protein MGTSNDKVIIFDTTLRDGEQALNASLSVHEKLQIAHAIERLGVDIMEVGFPVSSPGDFQSVQEIARTVKNARVCALARAVEADIKACADALKPADQFRIHTFISTSDVHVQQKLKKSFADVQAMAIHAIKYARRFTDDVEFSCEDAGRTPIDNLCRMVEQAIIAGATTVNIPDTVGYTLPNEFGGIIETLFNRVPNIDKAVISVHCHNDLGLAVANSMSAVQAGARQIECTINGIGERAGNCSLEEVAMIMKTRHELLGVHTQINHQEIARTSKLVSQLCNMPVQLNKAIVGGNAFSHSSGIHQDGMLKASNTYEIMTPESVGISKTKLNLTSRSGRHVIKHRMESLGYQESDYEIETLYADFLALADKKGQVFDDDLEALLFNIKQQDQQDFYRLQTVNVQSGGSEFATSSIKLAIGDEHKIVSATGNGPVDALYRAIKKAIDIEFEVSDYKISNKGEGEDGLGKADIVVSWQGRNFHGYGLDTDVIKASGHALVNALNGIHRAITIAELKTELKTEQNIEFVKEAAIDGQNQI, from the coding sequence ATGGGCACTTCTAACGATAAAGTAATTATTTTTGACACAACATTACGTGACGGCGAACAGGCACTAAACGCAAGTTTATCGGTACATGAGAAACTGCAAATAGCGCACGCAATTGAACGCCTTGGTGTCGATATTATGGAAGTGGGTTTTCCAGTATCTTCACCGGGTGATTTCCAGTCTGTGCAAGAGATAGCACGGACAGTGAAAAATGCGCGAGTTTGTGCGTTAGCTCGCGCGGTTGAAGCCGATATTAAAGCCTGTGCAGATGCCTTAAAGCCTGCAGACCAATTTCGTATCCATACCTTTATTTCTACGTCTGATGTACATGTTCAGCAAAAATTGAAAAAAAGCTTTGCTGATGTGCAAGCCATGGCAATACACGCCATTAAATATGCTCGCCGCTTTACAGATGATGTCGAGTTCTCGTGTGAAGATGCGGGTAGAACCCCAATAGACAACTTATGCCGTATGGTTGAACAAGCTATTATAGCGGGTGCTACAACAGTCAATATTCCTGACACGGTTGGTTATACTTTACCGAACGAATTCGGCGGTATCATTGAAACCTTATTCAATCGCGTACCTAATATCGACAAAGCGGTTATCTCCGTACATTGTCATAACGATTTAGGTTTAGCTGTCGCTAACTCTATGTCAGCAGTGCAAGCAGGCGCAAGGCAAATTGAATGTACCATTAACGGCATTGGTGAGCGTGCAGGTAATTGTTCACTTGAAGAAGTTGCCATGATCATGAAAACTCGCCATGAATTGTTGGGCGTGCATACTCAAATTAATCATCAAGAAATTGCCCGTACCTCAAAATTAGTCAGCCAACTTTGTAATATGCCCGTGCAATTGAATAAAGCCATTGTAGGTGGCAACGCTTTTAGCCATTCATCAGGTATTCATCAAGATGGCATGTTAAAAGCCAGTAATACTTATGAGATTATGACACCAGAAAGTGTCGGTATCAGTAAAACTAAATTGAATTTAACTTCGCGCAGTGGTCGACACGTTATTAAGCACCGCATGGAAAGCTTAGGTTATCAAGAGTCTGATTATGAAATAGAAACGCTTTATGCTGACTTTTTAGCCTTAGCGGATAAAAAAGGCCAAGTCTTCGATGATGACTTAGAAGCTTTACTTTTTAATATTAAACAACAAGACCAGCAAGACTTTTATCGCTTACAAACAGTAAACGTACAAAGCGGCGGTAGTGAATTTGCTACTTCGAGCATCAAACTTGCCATTGGCGATGAACATAAAATTGTTTCTGCAACCGGTAATGGTCCCGTAGATGCACTTTATCGCGCAATTAAAAAAGCCATTGATATTGAATTTGAAGTAAGCGATTACAAAATTTCAAACAAAGGTGAAGGTGAAGATGGTTTAGGTAAGGCTGATATTGTTGTCTCATGGCAAGGCAGAAATTTTCATGGCTACGGCCTAGATACTGATGTTATTAAAGCGTCAGGACATGCCTTAGTCAATGCACTTAATGGTATTCATCGTGCTATTACGATTGCCGAGCTTAAAACTGAGCTAAAAACAGAACAAAATATCGAGTTTGTAAAAGAAGCGGCTATTGATGGTCAAAACCAAATATAG
- a CDS encoding glycosyltransferase family 2 protein yields MRTISALIISKDEEDRIIPCLESLKGFADEIILFDSGSTDKTVEIAKAYTDKIWITDDWPGDGFQKHRALQQATCEWVLIIDADEYLDYEMKAEITSQLSNPNLQEVAFKLPWGNIILGKLMKFGRSSRAPKRLFKRDGADITKVVVHANVVTKGKVSTLKKGLLMHNSLRNFEHLMSKTRLYAWETTLKYRKNKKPSLGIYFALIRSIWTFFLIYILRLGFLDGSRGLMMAMVFAQSSFNKYAGLWYLEQEES; encoded by the coding sequence ATGCGCACAATTTCGGCATTGATAATTAGTAAAGATGAAGAAGATAGAATTATACCCTGTTTGGAGTCATTAAAAGGCTTTGCTGATGAAATAATACTTTTTGATTCAGGTAGCACCGATAAAACAGTTGAAATTGCAAAAGCATACACTGATAAAATATGGATCACTGACGATTGGCCAGGAGATGGCTTTCAAAAACATCGTGCATTACAGCAGGCAACCTGCGAATGGGTTTTGATTATTGATGCAGATGAATATCTTGATTATGAAATGAAAGCGGAAATTACTAGTCAGCTATCTAATCCAAATTTACAAGAAGTTGCGTTTAAACTACCATGGGGTAATATTATCCTAGGTAAATTAATGAAATTTGGTCGTTCTTCCAGAGCACCTAAAAGACTTTTTAAACGTGATGGTGCAGATATAACGAAAGTTGTCGTACATGCGAATGTAGTGACTAAAGGTAAAGTATCCACTTTGAAAAAAGGACTCTTAATGCATAATTCACTCCGGAATTTTGAACATTTAATGAGTAAAACTCGACTTTATGCATGGGAAACAACACTTAAGTACCGTAAGAATAAAAAACCAAGCTTAGGTATTTATTTTGCCTTGATTCGCTCAATTTGGACATTTTTCCTAATTTATATTCTTCGCTTAGGTTTTTTAGATGGCAGTAGAGGATTGATGATGGCAATGGTTTTCGCGCAATCCTCTTTTAATAAGTATGCAGGACTTTGGTATTTGGAGCAGGAAGAAAGCTAA
- a CDS encoding CDP-glycerol--glycerophosphate glycerophosphotransferase has translation MTNKKYLFFISQNYSFAILRPLQKAILARGGEVRWFLYGSEIRHEFLRSNETKIESISDINRYGPIAVFVPGNTVPAFIPGLKVAVFHGFNSGKLNRKGREDHFNIRGCFDLYCTQGPNTTKTFQALANKHQHFLVCETGWPAIDPLFEPLVDNKSNIPTVLMCSTFSRNLTCAPILLDTIKRLSQTGKWQWKIQFHPKMDPKIVAQYKAIQSEYLTFVETDNVIPLLQEADVMLCDTSSVLIMFLLQGKPVVTFNNISPNDYLINIKDANKLEESLALALEKPEWLMKNIQEFISQTHPAQDGLASVRILDKVENMINSAERAAKSKPMNLIRAFKMRKELSYWKF, from the coding sequence ATGACAAACAAAAAATACCTGTTTTTTATTAGTCAAAACTATAGTTTTGCTATTCTTAGGCCGCTGCAAAAAGCGATCCTAGCAAGAGGCGGCGAAGTACGTTGGTTTTTGTATGGTTCCGAAATTAGACATGAATTTTTACGCAGTAATGAGACAAAAATTGAATCAATAAGTGATATAAATAGATACGGGCCAATTGCAGTATTTGTTCCAGGTAATACGGTGCCGGCATTTATTCCTGGACTTAAAGTTGCCGTATTTCATGGCTTTAACTCAGGAAAACTTAACAGGAAAGGGCGTGAAGATCATTTTAACATTAGAGGGTGTTTTGATCTTTATTGTACGCAAGGGCCAAACACCACAAAAACATTTCAAGCGCTAGCTAATAAGCATCAGCATTTTTTAGTTTGTGAGACTGGCTGGCCAGCAATAGATCCTCTATTTGAACCTTTAGTCGACAACAAAAGTAACATTCCGACTGTGTTGATGTGTTCAACCTTTTCTCGCAATTTAACTTGTGCTCCAATTTTGTTGGATACAATTAAGCGCTTAAGTCAAACAGGTAAGTGGCAATGGAAAATCCAATTTCATCCTAAAATGGATCCTAAAATAGTTGCACAATATAAAGCTATTCAAAGTGAATATTTAACCTTTGTAGAAACAGATAATGTTATTCCGTTGCTGCAAGAGGCAGATGTAATGCTTTGTGATACTTCATCAGTTTTAATTATGTTTTTATTACAAGGTAAGCCGGTGGTAACATTTAATAATATTTCCCCCAACGATTATCTTATTAATATCAAAGATGCTAATAAACTTGAAGAATCGTTAGCGCTTGCTTTAGAGAAGCCAGAATGGTTGATGAAAAACATACAAGAATTTATTAGTCAAACTCACCCTGCTCAAGATGGTTTGGCATCAGTTAGGATTCTAGATAAAGTTGAAAATATGATTAACTCGGCTGAGCGGGCAGCTAAATCTAAGCCAATGAACTTAATTCGGGCATTTAAAATGCGGAAAGAGCTAAGCTACTGGAAATTTTAA
- a CDS encoding adenylyltransferase/cytidyltransferase family protein: MRVITFGTFDVFHVGHVNILERAKRQGVHLIVGVSSDNLNMEKKTRYPIYSEEDRQHIISSLRCVDEVFLEQSLELKAEYIKKYNADILVMGDDWQGKFDHLKDLCKVIYLPRTPSVSTTEIIEVVKTKRH, from the coding sequence ATGAGAGTGATAACTTTTGGCACTTTTGATGTATTTCACGTCGGCCACGTTAATATTTTAGAGCGCGCTAAACGTCAGGGTGTGCATCTTATTGTCGGTGTTTCGTCAGATAATTTGAATATGGAAAAGAAAACTAGATATCCTATATATTCAGAAGAGGACAGACAGCACATTATCAGTTCATTGCGCTGCGTAGACGAAGTGTTTCTTGAGCAATCTTTAGAACTCAAAGCGGAGTACATCAAAAAATACAATGCCGACATTCTCGTGATGGGTGATGATTGGCAAGGTAAATTTGATCATTTGAAAGATCTTTGCAAAGTTATTTATTTACCAAGAACTCCATCAGTTTCCACAACAGAAATTATTGAAGTTGTGAAAACAAAGCGACATTAA
- a CDS encoding CDP-glycerol glycerophosphotransferase family protein, with product MPVKNALEAKNIECVFILYQQEHLNNTLESYVKNHNLNYVWVNDRKEAKKIYLEAKPEWIIFGNATDDLNEIHCFSKTALMQHGIGPKSCYYDVSYSPIMYRFVEGKHRLERLQKTFPKKIFIDTGYAKLDPIINNTEAKITLESLALDPSKKTILYAPTFYPSSIECLPQNFPDLFKEYNIIIKPHFFSLIKSKYKSQKEKLINWSRYTNVYACDVDDVSILPFMQLASIMISDASSTLFEFTALNKPAIWCDFYKLRWSYRGIFKFRLNKRLDNDLKYFGQVAARVTNIKELIENTKLHLNEPQLNEVNRLEMSEYLTGKVDGKCSERIAKFIVGECA from the coding sequence TTGCCAGTAAAAAATGCATTAGAAGCCAAAAATATTGAATGTGTTTTTATTCTATATCAGCAAGAGCATTTAAATAATACTTTAGAGAGTTATGTAAAAAATCATAATTTAAATTATGTTTGGGTAAACGACAGAAAAGAGGCTAAAAAAATATACTTAGAAGCTAAGCCTGAATGGATAATTTTTGGTAACGCCACCGATGACTTAAATGAAATACATTGTTTTTCAAAAACAGCATTAATGCAGCACGGTATAGGTCCAAAATCATGCTACTACGATGTCTCTTATTCCCCAATAATGTATCGATTTGTTGAAGGAAAACACAGACTAGAAAGATTACAGAAAACTTTTCCGAAAAAAATATTTATTGATACTGGCTATGCGAAGCTTGATCCTATTATCAATAATACTGAAGCTAAAATAACCCTTGAAAGTTTAGCATTAGATCCAAGCAAGAAAACGATACTGTATGCCCCTACTTTTTACCCTAGCTCTATTGAATGTTTACCACAAAATTTTCCTGATCTTTTCAAAGAATACAATATTATTATCAAGCCCCATTTTTTTTCTTTAATCAAAAGTAAATATAAATCGCAGAAAGAAAAACTAATTAATTGGAGCCGTTATACAAATGTATATGCTTGTGACGTGGATGATGTTTCTATCCTGCCATTTATGCAACTTGCCTCAATAATGATCAGTGATGCATCGTCAACTCTCTTCGAATTTACCGCGCTCAATAAGCCCGCTATTTGGTGTGACTTTTATAAACTACGATGGTCTTACCGCGGCATATTTAAGTTTAGATTAAATAAAAGATTAGATAATGACTTAAAGTACTTTGGACAAGTTGCCGCAAGAGTAACAAATATAAAGGAGCTTATTGAAAATACAAAGCTGCATCTAAATGAGCCACAATTAAACGAAGTAAACAGACTCGAAATGTCTGAATATTTAACCGGTAAGGTTGACGGTAAATGCAGTGAAAGAATTGCCAAATTTATTGTAGGGGAATGTGCATGA
- a CDS encoding capsule assembly Wzi family protein: MKLHKLFYTLSFFSFLTSAEPWIDTSNIYLRASIQQLADAGHIKTPVTTFPLMWLDIGRDLKHVEYSALNSAEKQAFDYVNHQFRMAKQNSKKLEFNTANKDKRFTSFGEDFRDKNNIKIQTSHMTDSFAFGLSTSYTFSPQDNDKTRFDGSYVAGFIGNWVVSLGKQDRWWGPGWDSNLSLTNNARPISAISLSRRSATPLEIPFTEIEIPWTVTSFMGVMDDNRVIDDTLLWGFRLNFQPFDGLEVGLTRLAQFGGKGRSKSFGTFWNVLLGKDNCGASGLDCGVNKENEPGNQQAGYDLRYSFNVLNTPVGLYGQYFAEDGDNSGSSLSFLTEPQVQVGIDTHLRLFSAPTTIYLEYTDTYADCSDTDDSSVGNCFYEHHIYQTGMRYQQRTLGNLYDNDATSVVLGFITTISQNTNVTSKIRHLQLNKDNNDRAPGNLTIGNPLTEIAEDMIMISTKVQHSYKNWRYTLGLDLSNSTFDNDVKDKSQTNLFLKVEYNL, encoded by the coding sequence TTGAAATTACATAAATTATTTTACACGTTATCTTTTTTTAGCTTTTTAACGTCCGCTGAACCTTGGATCGACACATCAAATATATACCTCAGAGCGAGTATTCAACAACTCGCTGACGCTGGCCATATAAAAACACCCGTAACAACATTTCCATTAATGTGGCTAGATATAGGGCGTGATTTAAAGCATGTCGAATATTCCGCTTTAAATAGTGCTGAAAAACAAGCTTTTGATTATGTAAATCATCAATTTAGAATGGCTAAACAAAACAGTAAAAAATTAGAGTTTAACACCGCAAATAAAGACAAACGTTTCACGAGTTTTGGTGAGGACTTTAGAGACAAAAATAATATAAAAATCCAAACGAGTCATATGACAGACTCTTTTGCCTTCGGTTTATCAACAAGTTACACCTTCTCACCACAAGATAACGACAAAACGCGTTTTGACGGTAGTTATGTTGCAGGTTTTATCGGCAACTGGGTGGTTTCGTTAGGTAAACAAGACCGATGGTGGGGACCTGGTTGGGACAGCAATTTAAGCTTAACCAATAACGCTAGGCCTATTTCAGCGATTTCATTATCACGAAGATCAGCAACGCCATTAGAAATTCCATTCACTGAAATTGAAATTCCTTGGACCGTAACTTCTTTTATGGGCGTTATGGACGATAATCGCGTTATTGACGACACCCTGCTTTGGGGCTTTAGGCTAAATTTCCAGCCATTCGATGGCTTAGAAGTTGGCCTCACTCGATTAGCACAATTTGGCGGCAAAGGCCGTTCAAAAAGCTTCGGTACTTTCTGGAATGTCTTATTAGGCAAAGATAACTGTGGCGCTTCAGGACTCGATTGTGGCGTAAATAAAGAAAACGAACCCGGTAATCAGCAAGCCGGATACGACTTACGCTATTCATTCAACGTACTCAACACTCCTGTGGGTCTATATGGTCAATATTTTGCGGAAGATGGTGATAATAGCGGCTCTTCATTAAGCTTTTTAACAGAACCACAAGTGCAAGTAGGTATAGATACCCATTTAAGGCTTTTTTCTGCGCCAACAACTATTTACTTAGAATACACCGATACCTACGCTGACTGCTCTGATACAGATGATAGCAGTGTTGGTAACTGCTTTTATGAACATCATATTTACCAAACAGGTATGCGTTATCAACAAAGAACCTTAGGTAATTTATACGATAACGATGCAACCAGCGTGGTTTTAGGCTTTATTACTACCATAAGCCAAAATACAAATGTAACGAGTAAAATTCGTCATTTACAACTCAATAAAGATAACAACGACAGAGCACCGGGTAATCTTACTATTGGGAATCCGCTGACAGAAATAGCAGAAGACATGATCATGATCTCGACTAAAGTTCAGCATAGCTATAAAAACTGGCGCTATACGTTAGGTTTAGACCTAAGTAATTCTACATTTGATAATGATGTTAAAGATAAGAGTCAAACAAACTTATTTTTAAAAGTGGAATATAACTTATAA
- a CDS encoding TIGR04211 family SH3 domain-containing protein, producing the protein MMNIKQTFVTLLLLTPLFSFAEEANSSTTAGYISEDLIVYMHTGAGKNYRIQGTVNSGEKVVLTGKSNNDYSEIITDKDRTGWIESKHVSTKPGMRYVIADLNEKLASFQAGKSDITQQLNEAISEIDSLKSERSDLQNSISALNMDLTQTKSQLKNQDTSIKKQWFFNGAIVLGIGLLFGLILPRLFSKRKASMENWG; encoded by the coding sequence ATGATGAACATAAAACAAACATTCGTTACTCTACTGTTATTAACTCCCTTATTTTCTTTCGCTGAAGAGGCGAATTCGTCGACTACTGCTGGATATATCTCTGAAGATTTAATTGTTTATATGCACACCGGTGCTGGCAAAAATTATCGTATACAAGGTACGGTAAATTCAGGTGAAAAAGTCGTACTAACGGGTAAATCTAACAATGATTACAGCGAAATCATTACAGATAAAGATCGTACCGGTTGGATTGAAAGCAAGCATGTTTCAACGAAACCAGGCATGCGTTACGTTATTGCTGATCTCAATGAAAAACTAGCTAGTTTTCAAGCAGGGAAAAGTGACATTACTCAGCAACTAAACGAAGCTATTAGCGAAATTGACTCATTAAAATCTGAACGTAGTGATTTACAAAATAGCATATCAGCCCTCAATATGGATTTAACACAAACTAAATCACAATTGAAAAATCAAGATACTAGTATTAAAAAACAATGGTTTTTTAATGGCGCAATCGTCTTAGGTATTGGTTTATTATTTGGTTTGATCTTACCGCGCTTATTTTCAAAGCGTAAAGCAAGCATGGAAAATTGGGGTTAA